The proteins below are encoded in one region of Synchiropus splendidus isolate RoL2022-P1 chromosome 13, RoL_Sspl_1.0, whole genome shotgun sequence:
- the si:ch211-188c16.1 gene encoding FYN-binding protein 1 isoform X2, translated as MEEEGPVNVKALRAKFQEEALNAQSKTSRPVVAEKPKHLPPPVAENKTPHIMIRDGLRSSGGKRPNSFPPQPQKSPTFKGRSPSEKTLKDHPVPLIFPAQPPKPDVARHPVTEPAKDVLPSTKVKKKTLLLPFKSSKASKIYPESFDEPTYADLTTRPSSAPCELPSVEKSTDDDVYLHGDESTRDYPPSSPDVPHTPPAVDTNCDSDNKFLSTLERAKKKFSRRNMLISSKSKNVRSPDLLSSARGFPSPPPSIRDLPTPPPPVSLPHIACISARPFFKADNSGRKLDKTCGWNKPGPPPVETEKAAVLLPPSKKCLPELRNLGQAPVKPPRPPTVDLSRFHPPKDKEVFPSPSQVPPEEPEPPSISSSVLVPPEFPDFENSEPETAEGGIIDIAGLELEAMDFVSLTCPPPNDLSDFEDQPSDFCDYVEPAASSTIQDLNLGSPNIIPLDPSNFPEPVNLPESMEMCEWSHSNDAIALPPVNPDETALSAVDCHSSQEEAELSSHAALSEESQSYSHSQQDDYYEACDNVYEDVENINKFLQSQHLRKLKSVKNPYAENPPVKEEVCLNVWPRNPWGPVVGEHVHTSLNHIKEQQSPNTADYKENKKKEKQRLEREKKEQKEKEKKENEMKKKFKVTGEEEPMYHAKVMVANKVRKNDLPVKSGDTVSIIRTTNCPKGKWLARDANHKYGYISVMNVELNIKEMLELGKKAQAAGRGGNPDADTISIGSRSSSHPVLTSSFTDDSEEWACEDETLSASNESHSFPQQMSSMPETACGIHNGAQHTLSDANLEDLHTQTRHEALQKLAIFFQHGKNDFNDIPDGEGATPTNVDPPSESCLIFRHDFASFSDTASLNTDFLSDVEEPPYPDQEVDFTELELLPPPPLYADSF; from the exons ATGGAAGAG GAGGGTCCAGTCAACGTCAAAGCTCTGAGGGCCAAGTTCCAAGAGGAGGCTCTGAACGCTCAATCCAAAACTAGCCGACCCGTCGTCGCTGAGAAGCCCAAACACCTCCCCCCTCCAGTAGCGGAGAACAAGACTCCACACATTATGATCCGAGATGGACTGAGATCGTCAGGAGGGAAACGACCCAATTCTTTCCCACCACAGCCTCAGAAAAGCCCAACTTTTAAGGGACGTAGCCCGTCTGAAAAGACCTTGAAAGACCACCCCGTTCCTCTGATCTTTCCTGCGCAACCACCTAAGCCCGATGTAGCCAGGCATCCGGTGACAGAGCCAGCTAAAGATGTCCTGCCATCAACTAAGGTCAAGAAGAAGACGTTGCTACTTCCATTTAAATCATCCAAGGCGTCAAAGATTTATCCAGAAAGTTTTGATGAGCCCACTTATGCTGACCTGACAACCAGACCTTCAAGTGCTCCTTGTGAGTTACCCTCTGTAGAAAAGTCCACAGATGATGACGTTTACCTACATGGAGATGAATCCACTCGGGATTACCCTCCGTCCAGCCCCGACGTCCCACACACGCCTCCTGCTGTTGACACAAACTGCGACAGCGACAATAAATTTCTGAGCACCCTGGAGAGGGCCAAGAAAAAGTTTTCACGGCGAAATATGTTGATCTCCTCTAAATCTAAAAACGTACGCTCACCGGATTTGTTGTCCAGCGCCAGAGGATTCCCCTCACCACCACCGAGCATCCGGGACCTACCGACGCCGCCACCGCCTGTCAGTCTTCCTCACATCGCTTGCATTTCTGCCCGACCTTTCTTCAAAGCCGACAACTCAGGAAGGA AGTTGGATAAGACGTGCGGTTGGAATAAGCCTGGACCTCCACCTGTGGAAACTGAAAAAGCTGCCGTGCTCTTACCTCCTTCAAAGAAATGTCTTCCTGAATTGAGGAACCTCGGGCAGGCGCCAGTAAAGCCCCCCAGACCACCAACAGTGGATCTCAGTCGCTTTCATCCTCCAAAAGATAAAG AAGTGTTTCCGAGCCCCAGCCAAGTGCCTCCCGAGGAGCCTgaacctccatccatctccagcTCTGTTCTGGTTCCCCCAGAGTTCCCAGACTTTGAGAATTCCGAGCCGGAAACCGCCGAGGGTGGAATCATTGATATTGCTGGACTTGAACTTGAGGCGATGGACTTTGTCAGCTTGACTTGTCCTCCGCCGAACGACCTGTCTGATTTTGAGGACCAGCCGTCCGACTTCTGCGATTATGTGGAGCCTGCAGCGAGTTCTACGATTCAGGATCTGAATCTTGGCAGTCCCAACATCATCCCACTGGATCCGTCCAACTTCCCAGAGCCAGTGAACCTCCCAGAATCTATGGAAATGTGCGAATGGAGTCACAGCAATGACGCGATAGCGCTCCCTCCAGTCAACCCGGATGAGACTGCACTATCTGCTGTTGACTGCCACTCCTcacaagaagaagcagagcTCAGTAGCCACGCTGCTTTAAGCGAAGAGAGTCAATCATATTCTca TTCACAACAAGATGACTACTATGAAGCTTGTGACAACGTGTACGAGGACGTGGAAAACATCAATAAGTTCCTTCAGAGCCAACACCTGCGCAAACTAAAGAGTGTGAAGA ATCCATATGCAGAAAACCCTCCAGTG AAAGAAGAGGTGTGTCTCAACGTGTGGCCTCGAAACCCCTG GGGCCCTGTGGTTGGAGAGCATGTTCATACCAGCCTGAATCACAT CAAAGAGCAGCAAAGTCCAAACACCGCCGactataaagaaaataaaaagaaggaaaagCAAAGACTTGAGAGGGAGAAAAAGGAGCaaaaggagaaagagaagaaagaaaatgagatgaaaaagaaattcaaa GTTACTGGTGAAGAAGAGCCCATGTACCACGCCAAAGTGATGGTGGCCAACAAAGTCCGCAAGAACGACCTGCCTGTCAAGAGCGGCGACACCGTCAGCATCATCCGCACCACCAACTGTCCTAAAGGGAAATGGCTGGCGCGGGATGCCAACCACAAGT ATGGATACATTTCAGTGATGAACGTGGAGCTCAACATCAAGGAGATGTTGGAGCTGGGAAAGAAGGCGCAGGCGGCTGGACGAGGGGGGAACCCGGACGCAGACACCATCAGCATTGGAAGCAG ATCCTCCAGTCACCCCGTTCTTACCAGCAGTT tcactgatgacagtgaggagTGGGCTTGTGAAGACGAGACGCTCTCCGCTTCAAACGAAAGCCA TAGTTTCCCTCAGCAAATGTCCTCCATGCCAGAGACGG CATGTGGCATCCATAATGGTGCTCAACACACGCTCAGCGACGCAAACTTGGAGGATCTCCACACTCA GACCAGACATGAGGCGCTGCAGAAACTCGCCATCTTTTTCCAGCATGGGAAGAACGATTTCAATGACATCCCTGATGGTGAAGGAGCAACACCAACAAA TGTTGATCCACCAAGTGAGTCCTGCCTTATTTTTCGTCATgattttgcttcattttctgACACCGCTTCCCTCAATACAGACTTCTTGTCTGACGTCGAGGAGCCTCCGTATCC AGATCAGGAAGTAGACTTCACAGAGCTTGAGCTTcttccgcctcctcctctgtaTGCAGACTCCTTCTGA
- the c8a gene encoding complement component C8 alpha chain, with translation MNMRTSGPGIAFYILILSSTPHLISGINVSWRQPATPDHSRVAAARRVRDVNRPAPINCRLGSWSPWTACDSCTDKKFRFRHMERPSQFGGSVCYETLWETLGCPAATTQCLVPDYCGQSFTCRETGRCISKTLRCNGEPDCDDFSDEDNCESFNQRRDKCSSLLSIPGAEQGTQGYNALTGEFVDRVIDPLYFGGRCEYVYNGEWRKFVYDAFCENLHYNEDEKNYRKPYNYHSYRFVAEASSEGSQEYFQDMVSLLKARKTMRSSNIGVSFGIYYVQVGLSMSKEMEFLRNVSQYRSQELGFIRLLSKVHTAHFKIRSDQLMLHEDFYMSLMELPEQYDFGMYSNFLNTFGTHYVTEGIMGGALEYVVVVNKTSLAESKIEMKLAGRCLGASLGLSYSSGNYERLELSVGGKVCKTSGTNTEADDSGSAEIQDIITLVKGGNLVSSGGLLAIRNVETYRKWGASIKYNPALVEYETLPIYELVRRSTAADHVGARLSNLERAWEEYMGHFHPCRCAPCRHNGIPVLTGTSCSCICQPGYMGHACEETRRSDTRTDGSWSCWGAWSTCASGKKRRSRNCNNPAPDGGGANCLGSSSQTKGC, from the exons ATGAACATGCGCACCTCAGGTCCGGGAATAGCGTTCTACATCCTCATTCTTTCCTCCACTCCGCATCTAATCTCCGGTATAAATGTTTCCTGGAGGCAACCAGCAACTCCCGATCACAG TCGTGTTGCGGCTGCCAGGCGCGTCAGGGATGTAAACAGACCCGCACCTATCAACTGCAGACTGGGGAGCTGGTCGCCTTGGACCGCATGTGATTCATGCACCGACAAGAAG TTTCGTTTCAGACACATGGAGAGGCCATCACAGTTTGGTGGGTCGGTGTGTTATGAGACCCTGTGGGAGACACTGGGGTGTCCTGCTGCTACCACACAGTGCCTGGTGCCGGACTACTGCGGCCAGAGCTTCACCTGCAGAGAAACAG GACGATGCATCAGCAAGACTCTTCGCTGTAATGGAGAGCCCGACTGTGACGACTTCTCTGATGAAGACAACTGTGAGAGCTTCAACCAGAGGCGAGACAAGTGCTCCAGTCTGCTGAGCATCCCAGGAGCAGAACAGGGGACTCAGGG CTACAACGCTCTGACGGGGGAGTTTGTGGACCGAGTGATTGACCCCCTGTATTTCGGGGGACGTTGCGAGTACGTCTACAATGGTGAATGGAGGAAGTTTGTCTATGACGCCTTCTGTGAGAACCTGCACTACAACGAAGACGAGAAGAACTACAGGAAACCGTACAACTACCATTCCTACCGTTTTGTG GCTGAAGCTTCGTCTGAAGGCTCACAGGAATACTTCCAGGACATGGTGAGCTTGCTGAAAGCTCGGAAGACCATGAGGTCATCAAATATCGGGGTCTCATTTGGAATCTATTATGTGCAAGTGGGACTGAGTATGAGCAAGGAGATGGAGTTTCTGAGAAACGTCTCGCAGTATAGAAGCCAG GAACTTGGGTTCATCCGGCTTCTATCCAAAGTCCACACGGCTCACTTCAAGATCCGAAGCGATCAGTTGATGCTTCATGAGGATTTCTACATGTCTCTGATGGAGCTGCCGGAGCAGTACGATTTCGGGATGTACTCCAACTTCTTGAACACCTTCGGCACGCACTACGTCACGGAGGGAATAATGGGCGGCGCTCTGGAATACGTCGTGGTGGTCAACAAAACCTCCCTGGCAGAGTCAA AAATTGAGATGAAGCTGGCTGGTCGATGTCTCGGCGCTTCCCTCGGTCTGAGTTACTCTTCAGGCAACTACGAACGTTTGGAGCTCTCAGTGGGAGGCAAAGTCTGCAAGACGAGTGGCACCAACACGGAAG CGGATGACTCCGGCTCCGCTGAGATCCAGGACATCATCACTTTAGTGAAAGGAGGAAACTTGGTGAGTAGTGGTGGACTTCTGGCCATCAGGAACGTTGAAACCTACAGGAAATGGGGGGCATCGATCAAATACAACCCAGCGCTGGTGGAATATGAG ACGTTGCCAATTTATGAGCTTGTGCGACGGAGCACAGCCGCTGATCACGTTGGGGCCCGACTGAGCAACCTAGAGCGAGCCTGGGAGGAATACATGGGGCACTTTCACCCTTGTCGCTGCGCTCCCTGCCGGCACAACGGCATCCCCGTGCTCACTGGAACGTCCTGCAGCTGTATTTGCCAACCTGGCTACATGGGCCACGCCTGTGAGGAGACTCGAAGATCAG ACACCAGAACTGATGGGTCGTGGTCTTGCTGGGGCGCTTGGTCCACTTGTGCATCAGGGAAGAAACGTCGCAGCAGAAACTGCAACAACCCTGCACCTGACGGGGGCGGGGCTAACTGTTTAGGCTCCTCCTCCCAGACCAAAGGGTGTTAA
- the si:ch211-188c16.1 gene encoding FYN-binding protein 1 isoform X3, translated as MEEEGPVNVKALRAKFQEEALNAQSKTSRPVVAEKPKHLPPPVAENKTPHIMIRDGLRSSGGKRPNSFPPQPQKSPTFKGRSPSEKTLKDHPVPLIFPAQPPKPDVARHPVTEPAKDVLPSTKVKKKTLLLPFKSSKASKIYPESFDEPTYADLTTRPSSAPCELPSVEKSTDDDVYLHGDESTRDYPPSSPDVPHTPPAVDTNCDSDNKFLSTLERAKKKFSRRNMLISSKSKNVRSPDLLSSARGFPSPPPSIRDLPTPPPPVSLPHIACISARPFFKADNSGRKLDKTCGWNKPGPPPVETEKAAVLLPPSKKCLPELRNLGQAPVKPPRPPTVDLSRFHPPKDKEVFPSPSQVPPEEPEPPSISSSVLVPPEFPDFENSEPETAEGGIIDIAGLELEAMDFVSLTCPPPNDLSDFEDQPSDFCDYVEPAASSTIQDLNLGSPNIIPLDPSNFPEPVNLPESMEMCEWSHSNDAIALPPVNPDETALSAVDCHSSQEEAELSSHAALSEESQSYSHSQQDDYYEACDNVYEDVENINKFLQSQHLRKLKSVKNPYAENPPVKEEVCLNVWPRNPWGPVVGEHVHTSLNHISKEQQSPNTADYKENKKKEKQRLEREKKEQKEKEKKENEMKKKFKVTGEEEPMYHAKVMVANKVRKNDLPVKSGDTVSIIRTTNCPKGKWLARDANHKYGYISVMNVELNIKEMLELGKKAQAAGRGGNPDADTISIGSRSSSHPVLTSSFTDDSEEWACEDETLSASNESHFPQQMSSMPETACGIHNGAQHTLSDANLEDLHTQTRHEALQKLAIFFQHGKNDFNDIPDGEGATPTNVDPPSESCLIFRHDFASFSDTASLNTDFLSDVEEPPYPDQEVDFTELELLPPPPLYADSF; from the exons ATGGAAGAG GAGGGTCCAGTCAACGTCAAAGCTCTGAGGGCCAAGTTCCAAGAGGAGGCTCTGAACGCTCAATCCAAAACTAGCCGACCCGTCGTCGCTGAGAAGCCCAAACACCTCCCCCCTCCAGTAGCGGAGAACAAGACTCCACACATTATGATCCGAGATGGACTGAGATCGTCAGGAGGGAAACGACCCAATTCTTTCCCACCACAGCCTCAGAAAAGCCCAACTTTTAAGGGACGTAGCCCGTCTGAAAAGACCTTGAAAGACCACCCCGTTCCTCTGATCTTTCCTGCGCAACCACCTAAGCCCGATGTAGCCAGGCATCCGGTGACAGAGCCAGCTAAAGATGTCCTGCCATCAACTAAGGTCAAGAAGAAGACGTTGCTACTTCCATTTAAATCATCCAAGGCGTCAAAGATTTATCCAGAAAGTTTTGATGAGCCCACTTATGCTGACCTGACAACCAGACCTTCAAGTGCTCCTTGTGAGTTACCCTCTGTAGAAAAGTCCACAGATGATGACGTTTACCTACATGGAGATGAATCCACTCGGGATTACCCTCCGTCCAGCCCCGACGTCCCACACACGCCTCCTGCTGTTGACACAAACTGCGACAGCGACAATAAATTTCTGAGCACCCTGGAGAGGGCCAAGAAAAAGTTTTCACGGCGAAATATGTTGATCTCCTCTAAATCTAAAAACGTACGCTCACCGGATTTGTTGTCCAGCGCCAGAGGATTCCCCTCACCACCACCGAGCATCCGGGACCTACCGACGCCGCCACCGCCTGTCAGTCTTCCTCACATCGCTTGCATTTCTGCCCGACCTTTCTTCAAAGCCGACAACTCAGGAAGGA AGTTGGATAAGACGTGCGGTTGGAATAAGCCTGGACCTCCACCTGTGGAAACTGAAAAAGCTGCCGTGCTCTTACCTCCTTCAAAGAAATGTCTTCCTGAATTGAGGAACCTCGGGCAGGCGCCAGTAAAGCCCCCCAGACCACCAACAGTGGATCTCAGTCGCTTTCATCCTCCAAAAGATAAAG AAGTGTTTCCGAGCCCCAGCCAAGTGCCTCCCGAGGAGCCTgaacctccatccatctccagcTCTGTTCTGGTTCCCCCAGAGTTCCCAGACTTTGAGAATTCCGAGCCGGAAACCGCCGAGGGTGGAATCATTGATATTGCTGGACTTGAACTTGAGGCGATGGACTTTGTCAGCTTGACTTGTCCTCCGCCGAACGACCTGTCTGATTTTGAGGACCAGCCGTCCGACTTCTGCGATTATGTGGAGCCTGCAGCGAGTTCTACGATTCAGGATCTGAATCTTGGCAGTCCCAACATCATCCCACTGGATCCGTCCAACTTCCCAGAGCCAGTGAACCTCCCAGAATCTATGGAAATGTGCGAATGGAGTCACAGCAATGACGCGATAGCGCTCCCTCCAGTCAACCCGGATGAGACTGCACTATCTGCTGTTGACTGCCACTCCTcacaagaagaagcagagcTCAGTAGCCACGCTGCTTTAAGCGAAGAGAGTCAATCATATTCTca TTCACAACAAGATGACTACTATGAAGCTTGTGACAACGTGTACGAGGACGTGGAAAACATCAATAAGTTCCTTCAGAGCCAACACCTGCGCAAACTAAAGAGTGTGAAGA ATCCATATGCAGAAAACCCTCCAGTG AAAGAAGAGGTGTGTCTCAACGTGTGGCCTCGAAACCCCTG GGGCCCTGTGGTTGGAGAGCATGTTCATACCAGCCTGAATCACAT CAGCAAAGAGCAGCAAAGTCCAAACACCGCCGactataaagaaaataaaaagaaggaaaagCAAAGACTTGAGAGGGAGAAAAAGGAGCaaaaggagaaagagaagaaagaaaatgagatgaaaaagaaattcaaa GTTACTGGTGAAGAAGAGCCCATGTACCACGCCAAAGTGATGGTGGCCAACAAAGTCCGCAAGAACGACCTGCCTGTCAAGAGCGGCGACACCGTCAGCATCATCCGCACCACCAACTGTCCTAAAGGGAAATGGCTGGCGCGGGATGCCAACCACAAGT ATGGATACATTTCAGTGATGAACGTGGAGCTCAACATCAAGGAGATGTTGGAGCTGGGAAAGAAGGCGCAGGCGGCTGGACGAGGGGGGAACCCGGACGCAGACACCATCAGCATTGGAAGCAG ATCCTCCAGTCACCCCGTTCTTACCAGCAGTT tcactgatgacagtgaggagTGGGCTTGTGAAGACGAGACGCTCTCCGCTTCAAACGAAAGCCA TTTCCCTCAGCAAATGTCCTCCATGCCAGAGACGG CATGTGGCATCCATAATGGTGCTCAACACACGCTCAGCGACGCAAACTTGGAGGATCTCCACACTCA GACCAGACATGAGGCGCTGCAGAAACTCGCCATCTTTTTCCAGCATGGGAAGAACGATTTCAATGACATCCCTGATGGTGAAGGAGCAACACCAACAAA TGTTGATCCACCAAGTGAGTCCTGCCTTATTTTTCGTCATgattttgcttcattttctgACACCGCTTCCCTCAATACAGACTTCTTGTCTGACGTCGAGGAGCCTCCGTATCC AGATCAGGAAGTAGACTTCACAGAGCTTGAGCTTcttccgcctcctcctctgtaTGCAGACTCCTTCTGA
- the si:ch211-188c16.1 gene encoding FYN-binding protein 1 isoform X1 translates to MEEEGPVNVKALRAKFQEEALNAQSKTSRPVVAEKPKHLPPPVAENKTPHIMIRDGLRSSGGKRPNSFPPQPQKSPTFKGRSPSEKTLKDHPVPLIFPAQPPKPDVARHPVTEPAKDVLPSTKVKKKTLLLPFKSSKASKIYPESFDEPTYADLTTRPSSAPCELPSVEKSTDDDVYLHGDESTRDYPPSSPDVPHTPPAVDTNCDSDNKFLSTLERAKKKFSRRNMLISSKSKNVRSPDLLSSARGFPSPPPSIRDLPTPPPPVSLPHIACISARPFFKADNSGRKLDKTCGWNKPGPPPVETEKAAVLLPPSKKCLPELRNLGQAPVKPPRPPTVDLSRFHPPKDKEVFPSPSQVPPEEPEPPSISSSVLVPPEFPDFENSEPETAEGGIIDIAGLELEAMDFVSLTCPPPNDLSDFEDQPSDFCDYVEPAASSTIQDLNLGSPNIIPLDPSNFPEPVNLPESMEMCEWSHSNDAIALPPVNPDETALSAVDCHSSQEEAELSSHAALSEESQSYSHSQQDDYYEACDNVYEDVENINKFLQSQHLRKLKSVKNPYAENPPVKEEVCLNVWPRNPWGPVVGEHVHTSLNHISKEQQSPNTADYKENKKKEKQRLEREKKEQKEKEKKENEMKKKFKVTGEEEPMYHAKVMVANKVRKNDLPVKSGDTVSIIRTTNCPKGKWLARDANHKYGYISVMNVELNIKEMLELGKKAQAAGRGGNPDADTISIGSRSSSHPVLTSSFTDDSEEWACEDETLSASNESHSFPQQMSSMPETACGIHNGAQHTLSDANLEDLHTQTRHEALQKLAIFFQHGKNDFNDIPDGEGATPTNVDPPSESCLIFRHDFASFSDTASLNTDFLSDVEEPPYPDQEVDFTELELLPPPPLYADSF, encoded by the exons ATGGAAGAG GAGGGTCCAGTCAACGTCAAAGCTCTGAGGGCCAAGTTCCAAGAGGAGGCTCTGAACGCTCAATCCAAAACTAGCCGACCCGTCGTCGCTGAGAAGCCCAAACACCTCCCCCCTCCAGTAGCGGAGAACAAGACTCCACACATTATGATCCGAGATGGACTGAGATCGTCAGGAGGGAAACGACCCAATTCTTTCCCACCACAGCCTCAGAAAAGCCCAACTTTTAAGGGACGTAGCCCGTCTGAAAAGACCTTGAAAGACCACCCCGTTCCTCTGATCTTTCCTGCGCAACCACCTAAGCCCGATGTAGCCAGGCATCCGGTGACAGAGCCAGCTAAAGATGTCCTGCCATCAACTAAGGTCAAGAAGAAGACGTTGCTACTTCCATTTAAATCATCCAAGGCGTCAAAGATTTATCCAGAAAGTTTTGATGAGCCCACTTATGCTGACCTGACAACCAGACCTTCAAGTGCTCCTTGTGAGTTACCCTCTGTAGAAAAGTCCACAGATGATGACGTTTACCTACATGGAGATGAATCCACTCGGGATTACCCTCCGTCCAGCCCCGACGTCCCACACACGCCTCCTGCTGTTGACACAAACTGCGACAGCGACAATAAATTTCTGAGCACCCTGGAGAGGGCCAAGAAAAAGTTTTCACGGCGAAATATGTTGATCTCCTCTAAATCTAAAAACGTACGCTCACCGGATTTGTTGTCCAGCGCCAGAGGATTCCCCTCACCACCACCGAGCATCCGGGACCTACCGACGCCGCCACCGCCTGTCAGTCTTCCTCACATCGCTTGCATTTCTGCCCGACCTTTCTTCAAAGCCGACAACTCAGGAAGGA AGTTGGATAAGACGTGCGGTTGGAATAAGCCTGGACCTCCACCTGTGGAAACTGAAAAAGCTGCCGTGCTCTTACCTCCTTCAAAGAAATGTCTTCCTGAATTGAGGAACCTCGGGCAGGCGCCAGTAAAGCCCCCCAGACCACCAACAGTGGATCTCAGTCGCTTTCATCCTCCAAAAGATAAAG AAGTGTTTCCGAGCCCCAGCCAAGTGCCTCCCGAGGAGCCTgaacctccatccatctccagcTCTGTTCTGGTTCCCCCAGAGTTCCCAGACTTTGAGAATTCCGAGCCGGAAACCGCCGAGGGTGGAATCATTGATATTGCTGGACTTGAACTTGAGGCGATGGACTTTGTCAGCTTGACTTGTCCTCCGCCGAACGACCTGTCTGATTTTGAGGACCAGCCGTCCGACTTCTGCGATTATGTGGAGCCTGCAGCGAGTTCTACGATTCAGGATCTGAATCTTGGCAGTCCCAACATCATCCCACTGGATCCGTCCAACTTCCCAGAGCCAGTGAACCTCCCAGAATCTATGGAAATGTGCGAATGGAGTCACAGCAATGACGCGATAGCGCTCCCTCCAGTCAACCCGGATGAGACTGCACTATCTGCTGTTGACTGCCACTCCTcacaagaagaagcagagcTCAGTAGCCACGCTGCTTTAAGCGAAGAGAGTCAATCATATTCTca TTCACAACAAGATGACTACTATGAAGCTTGTGACAACGTGTACGAGGACGTGGAAAACATCAATAAGTTCCTTCAGAGCCAACACCTGCGCAAACTAAAGAGTGTGAAGA ATCCATATGCAGAAAACCCTCCAGTG AAAGAAGAGGTGTGTCTCAACGTGTGGCCTCGAAACCCCTG GGGCCCTGTGGTTGGAGAGCATGTTCATACCAGCCTGAATCACAT CAGCAAAGAGCAGCAAAGTCCAAACACCGCCGactataaagaaaataaaaagaaggaaaagCAAAGACTTGAGAGGGAGAAAAAGGAGCaaaaggagaaagagaagaaagaaaatgagatgaaaaagaaattcaaa GTTACTGGTGAAGAAGAGCCCATGTACCACGCCAAAGTGATGGTGGCCAACAAAGTCCGCAAGAACGACCTGCCTGTCAAGAGCGGCGACACCGTCAGCATCATCCGCACCACCAACTGTCCTAAAGGGAAATGGCTGGCGCGGGATGCCAACCACAAGT ATGGATACATTTCAGTGATGAACGTGGAGCTCAACATCAAGGAGATGTTGGAGCTGGGAAAGAAGGCGCAGGCGGCTGGACGAGGGGGGAACCCGGACGCAGACACCATCAGCATTGGAAGCAG ATCCTCCAGTCACCCCGTTCTTACCAGCAGTT tcactgatgacagtgaggagTGGGCTTGTGAAGACGAGACGCTCTCCGCTTCAAACGAAAGCCA TAGTTTCCCTCAGCAAATGTCCTCCATGCCAGAGACGG CATGTGGCATCCATAATGGTGCTCAACACACGCTCAGCGACGCAAACTTGGAGGATCTCCACACTCA GACCAGACATGAGGCGCTGCAGAAACTCGCCATCTTTTTCCAGCATGGGAAGAACGATTTCAATGACATCCCTGATGGTGAAGGAGCAACACCAACAAA TGTTGATCCACCAAGTGAGTCCTGCCTTATTTTTCGTCATgattttgcttcattttctgACACCGCTTCCCTCAATACAGACTTCTTGTCTGACGTCGAGGAGCCTCCGTATCC AGATCAGGAAGTAGACTTCACAGAGCTTGAGCTTcttccgcctcctcctctgtaTGCAGACTCCTTCTGA